A stretch of the Arachis stenosperma cultivar V10309 chromosome 6, arast.V10309.gnm1.PFL2, whole genome shotgun sequence genome encodes the following:
- the LOC130935072 gene encoding U-box domain-containing protein 43-like yields the protein MMVLDALNSGPTAEAISQIIDTIAEFLYYASDVLVKKDSFKELSAYLEKISPILKALKKGKVSDSGKFNHAIEILSREVRDAKQLAEECSKKNKVYLLMNCRTIIKRLQNITSEISRVIGLLPLATQGLSNGIIEEITKLCENMQAAEFKAAIAEEEILEKIESGIQEKNVDRSYANALLVLIADSVGITNEKSTMKKELDEFKSEIENARLRKDLAEAIQMDQIIALLERADAASSPREKERKYFDKRRSLGSQPLEPLQSFYCPITRDVMVDPVETSSGQTFERSAIEKWFADGNKLCPLTMVPLDTSVLRPNKTLKQSIEEWKDRNTMITIASMTEKIQSGDDEEVLHCLQKLHDLCEQKGQHREWVLLENYIPVLIRLLNAKNRDVRNNALVILCLLAKDSEDAKERIAKVDNAIESIVHSLGRRLGERKLAVALLLELSKYDLLRERIGKVQGCILLLVTMSSSDDNQSARDATELLEKLSYSDQNVIQMAKANYFKQLLQRLSTGSDEVKMLMATTLAEMELTDHNKESLFESGILAPLLHLVSHNDVQMKIVALKALQNLSSLKKNGLEMIRQGATRPLLNILFQHSIPSSSLWEHVAPIIMQLAASTMSQDAQTPVSLLEYDEDVFNLFSLITYNVPDVRQYTIQTFYALCQSPSASYIRTKLRECTAVQVLVKLFETENQKLRGSAVKLFSCLVEGCDEAIILENVNEKCIETLARILKSSSDEEEIVSTMGIICSLPENHQITQWLLDAGALVTIYNYIQEGKDKDLQRSKLVETSVSALCRFTVPTNLDWQKRAAEIGIITILVQLLESGTMLTKQQAALSLAQFSKSSQGLSRPLPKRKGLWCFSSSAAESGCLVHGGLCTVKTSFCLLEADAVVPLTKVLGESDPGACEASLDALLTLIEGERLHSGSRVLADANAIPLIIRFLGSPSPGLQDKSLHALERIFRLVEYKQQYGPSAQMPLVDLTQRGNGSIRSMAARILAHLNVLHDQSSYF from the exons ATGATGGTTCTGGATGCATTGAATTCTGGTCCTACTGCAGAAGCCATTTCTCAAATTATAGATACCATCGCTGAGTTTCTATATTATGCTAGTGATGTTCTTGTGAAGAAGGATAGTTTTAAGGAACTTTCAGCTTACTTGGAAAAAATTTCACCCATTTTAAAAGCATTGAAGAAAGGAAAAGTCAGCGATTCTGGGAAATTCAACCATGCCATTGAGATTCTGAGTCGTGAAGTTAGAGATGCAAAGCAACTGGCTGAAGAATGCAGCAAGAAGAACAAGGTATATCTCCTAATGAACTGCAGAACCATTATCAAGCGCCTCCAAAATATCACTAGTGAGATTAGCAGGGTAATTGGTCTTCTTCCTTTGGCCACACAAGGCCTTTCTAATGGAATAATTGAAGAAATTACAAAGCTATGTGAGAATATGCAGGCAGCTGAGTTTAAGGCAGCCATAGCAGAAGAAGAGATTTTAGAGAAAATTGAGTCAGGGATACAGGAAAAGAATGTAGATCGCTCCTATGCAAATGCTTTGTTGGTTCTCATTGCAGATTCTGTTGGGATTACAAATGAGAAATCAACAATGAAGAAGGAACTTGACGAGTTCAAGAGTGAAATCGAAAATGCCAGGCTAAGGAAGGACCTAGCTGAGGCCATACAAATGGATCAGATCATTGCTTTGTTAGAAAGAGCTGATGCAGCTTCATCACCTAGGGAAAAGGAACGCAAGTACTTTGACAAACGCAGATCTTTGGGAAGCCAACCCTTGGAACCATTACAGTCTTTTTATTGCCCCATTACCCGGGATGTCATGGTTGATCCTGTGGAAACTTCATCAGGTCAAACATTTGAGAGAAGTGCAATTGAGAAGTGGTTTGCAGATGGAAACAAATTGTGTCCTCTAACCATGGTTCCTTTAGACACATCAGTTTTGAGACCCAACAAAACCTTGAAACAATCAATAGAAGAATGGAAAGATAGAAATACAATGATTACAATTGCTTCAATGACTGAAAAAATCCAATCAGGAGATGATGAGGAAGTACTGCATTGTTTACAGAAGCTTCATGACTTGTGCGAACAAAAGGGCCAGCACAGAGAATGGGTGCTACTGGAGAATTACATTCCAGTTCTTATCCGATTACTCAATGCTAAAAACCGTGATGTCAGGAATAATGCCCTTGTCATCCTTTGCTTGCTGGCAAAGGATAGTGAAGATGCTAAG gAAAGAATTGCTAAAGTTGATAATGCAATTGAGTCTATCGTGCATTCTCTTGGTCGTCGTTTGGGGGAAAGGAAGTTAGCAGTGGCATTACTTCTAGAACTATCCAAATATGATTTACTGAGAGAACGTATTGGAAAAGTTCAAGGTTGCATACTGTTATTGGTGACTATGTCCAGCAGTGATGACAATCAATCTGCTAGAGATGCAACAGAGCTGTTGGAAAAACTTTCATATTCTGACCAGAATGTTATACAGATGGCAAAAGCCAATTATTTCAAGCAGTTACTGCAGCGTCTCTCCACAG GGTCAGACGAGGTGAAGATGTTGATGGCCACGACTTTAGCGGAAATGGAGTTAACTGACCATAATAAGGAGTCCTTGTTTGAAAGTGGTATACTTGCTCCTCTTCTTCACTTGGTCTCACATAATGATGTTCAGATGAAAATAGTGGCCCTTAAAGCTCTTCAGAATCTATCTAGTTTAAAGAAAAATGGACTGGAAATGATTCGACAAGGTGCAACACGTCCGCTACTTAACATTCTTTTCCAGCATAGCATTCCATCTTCAAGTTTGTGGGAACATGTAGCGCCAATAATTATGCAGCTTGCTGCATCGACGATGTCACAAGATGCACAGACACCAGTTTCATTGCTAGAATATGATGAGGATGTTTTTAACCTTTTCTCTCTAATTACTTATAACGTGCCTGATGTGCGGCAATACACTATCCAGACTTTTTATGCCCTGTGCCAATCGCCCTCAGCTTCTTATATTAGAACCAAGCTAAGAGAG TGCACAGCTGTCCAAGTACTGGTTAAGTTGTTTGAGACTGAAAACCAAAAACTACGAGGAAGTGCGGTAAAGCTTTTCTCTTGCCTTGTAGAAGGTTGTGATGAAGCCATCATACTAGAGAATGTGAATGAGAAGTGCATTGAGACTTTGGCCAGAATCCTGAAATCATCTtctgatgaagaagaaatagttTCTACTATGGGAATAATTTGCAGTTTGCCGGAAAATCACCAGATCACTCAGTGGCTTTTGGATGCTGGTGCCCTGGTGACTATTTATAACTATATCCAAGAAGGGAAGGACAAAGATCTTCAAAGAAGCAAGCTGGTAGAGACTTCTGTTAGTGCCCTATGTCGATTTACAGTGCCAACAAACTTGGATTGGCAAAAGAGAGCAGCAGAGATTGGGATTATAACTATTCTAGTGCAGTTGCTTGAAAGTGGAACCAtgttaacaaaacaacaagCAGCATTGTCTCTTGCTCAGTTTTCTAAAAGTTCACAGGGGCTGAGCAGGCCATTGCCGAAGCGCAAGGGACTCTGGTGCTTCTCATCCTCGGCGGCTGAAAGTGGATGCTTAGTACATGGGGGCCTGTGCACTGTCAAAACCTCATTTTGCCTTTTGGAGGCTGATGCAGTAGTACCACTAACAAAGGTTCTTGGGGAATCTGATCCGGGAGCTTGCGAAGCTTCATTAGATGCTCTATTAACTTTAATTGAAGGTGAAAGACTACACAGTGGTAGTAGAGTGCTTGCAGATGCAAATGCCATACCACTTATAATCAGATTCCTTGGTTCCCCTTCTCCTGGATTGCAGGACAAGTCTCTGCATGCTCTGGAAAGGATTTTTAGGCTAGTGGAGTATAAACAACAGTATGGACCCTCAGCTCAAATGCCTCTAGTTGACTTGACTCAACGCGGTAATGGTAGCATAAGATCCATGGCAGCTAGAATATTAGCACATTTGAATGTCCTGCATGATCAATCTTcatatttctaa
- the LOC130935124 gene encoding serine/arginine-rich splicing factor RS31 isoform X2, which translates to MRPVFVGNFEYDTRQSELERLFAKYGRIERVDMKSGFAFVYFEDERDAEDAVRALDNFPFGYEKRRLSVEWARGERGRHRDGSRSNQRPTKTLFVINFDPIRTRVRDIERHFEPYGKVLHVRIRRNFAFVQFETQEDATKALECTHMSKILDRVVSVEYALRDDDEKGDRYYDSPRRGGYGRSPSPGYRRRPSPDYGRPRSPVYDRYNGPAYDRRRSPEYGRPRSPDYGRNRSPEYGRHRSRTPIRRSRT; encoded by the exons ATGAGGCCGGTTTTCGTTGGGAACTTTGAGTACGATACTCGTCAGTCAGAGCTTGAACGCTTGTTCGCCAAGTATGGCAGGATTGAGCGCGTTGACATGAAATCTG GGTTTGCTTTTGTCTATTTTGAGGATGAGCGAGATGCTGAAGATGCAGTTCGTGCTCTTGACAACTTTCCATTTGGTTATGAGAAGCGAAGGCTGTCTGTAGAGTGGGCTAGG GGTGAACGCGGTCGCCATCGTGATGGCTCAAGGTCAAACCAGAGGCCCACAAAAACACTATTTGTGATTAATTTTGATCCAATTCGCACCCGAGTTCGTGACATAGAAAGACATTTTGAACCTTATGGGAAGGTTCTTCATGTTCGCATTCGTCGTAACTTTGCATTTGTGCAGTTTGAAACACAAGAAGATGCTACTAAAGCTCTTGAGTGTACACATATGAG CAAGATATTGGATAGAGTAGTGTCTGTTGAGTATGCTCTGAGGGATGATGATGAAAAGGGTGACAGATATTATGACAGTCCTAGAAGAGGAGGTTATGGGAGATCACCCAGTCCAGGTTATAGGAGGAGACCGAGCCCTGACTATGGCCGTCCACGCAGTCCTGTATATGATAGGTACAATGGTCCAGCCTATGATAGGCGTAGGAGCCCTGAATATGGTAGGCCTCGGAGCCCTGACTATGGTAGGAACAGGAGTCCTGAATATGGGAGACATCGCAG TCGAACACCAATTCGAAGATCCAGAACTTAG
- the LOC130935124 gene encoding serine/arginine-rich splicing factor RS31 isoform X1 yields MTCTISESQFWILIFNCNHHFLHHSTPLHYSIICISSHIYAGFAFVYFEDERDAEDAVRALDNFPFGYEKRRLSVEWARGERGRHRDGSRSNQRPTKTLFVINFDPIRTRVRDIERHFEPYGKVLHVRIRRNFAFVQFETQEDATKALECTHMSKILDRVVSVEYALRDDDEKGDRYYDSPRRGGYGRSPSPGYRRRPSPDYGRPRSPVYDRYNGPAYDRRRSPEYGRPRSPDYGRNRSPEYGRHRSRTPIRRSRT; encoded by the exons ATGACATGCACAATATCAGAATCTCAATTTTGGATTTTAATCTTTAATtgcaatcatcattttcttcatcattcaACGCCTCTACACTACAGCATCATCTGCATCAGCTCTCACATATATGCAG GGTTTGCTTTTGTCTATTTTGAGGATGAGCGAGATGCTGAAGATGCAGTTCGTGCTCTTGACAACTTTCCATTTGGTTATGAGAAGCGAAGGCTGTCTGTAGAGTGGGCTAGG GGTGAACGCGGTCGCCATCGTGATGGCTCAAGGTCAAACCAGAGGCCCACAAAAACACTATTTGTGATTAATTTTGATCCAATTCGCACCCGAGTTCGTGACATAGAAAGACATTTTGAACCTTATGGGAAGGTTCTTCATGTTCGCATTCGTCGTAACTTTGCATTTGTGCAGTTTGAAACACAAGAAGATGCTACTAAAGCTCTTGAGTGTACACATATGAG CAAGATATTGGATAGAGTAGTGTCTGTTGAGTATGCTCTGAGGGATGATGATGAAAAGGGTGACAGATATTATGACAGTCCTAGAAGAGGAGGTTATGGGAGATCACCCAGTCCAGGTTATAGGAGGAGACCGAGCCCTGACTATGGCCGTCCACGCAGTCCTGTATATGATAGGTACAATGGTCCAGCCTATGATAGGCGTAGGAGCCCTGAATATGGTAGGCCTCGGAGCCCTGACTATGGTAGGAACAGGAGTCCTGAATATGGGAGACATCGCAG TCGAACACCAATTCGAAGATCCAGAACTTAG
- the LOC130935125 gene encoding calcium-binding protein KIC: MESSQGEKESASAEAAVFEDLLPVMAEKLDVETFVSELCGGFKLLADPEKGLITAESLRRNSELLGMDGMSKEDAEAMVRHGDLDGDGKLNETEFCILMVRLSPEMMQDAEAWLHKAIQQELTKSSTL; the protein is encoded by the coding sequence ATGGAAAGCAGCCAAGGGGAAAAAGAAAGCGCTTCTGCAGAAGCAGCTGTGTTTGAGGACTTGCTGCCGGTGATGGCAGAGAAGCTTGACGTGGAGACTTTTGTGTCTGAGCTGTGTGGGGGTTTCAAGCTTCTGGCTGACCCCGAAAAGGGTTTGATCACGGCGGAGAGTCTGAGGAGGAACTCGGAGCTTCTGGGCATGGATGGGATGAGCAAAGAGGATGCAGAGGCTATGGTTAGACATGGTGATCTTGATGGGGATGGGAAGCTGAATGAAACTGAGTTTTGCATCCTGATGGTGAGGCTTAGCCCCGAAATGATGCAAGATGCTGAGGCATGGCTTCACAAAGCAATTCAACAAGAGCTCACCAAATCATCAACCTTGTAA
- the LOC130933292 gene encoding uncharacterized protein LOC130933292 gives MEFCPTCGNMLQYEQPNLGRPSRFYCPTCPYVCHIENMVKIKRKQLLVRKEIEPVISQDDMKNAPTAEVPCPRCSHDKAAYTEFQTRSADEPATIFYLCLNEKCKHQWRED, from the exons ATGGAGTTTTGCCCAACTTGTGGAAACATGTTGCAGTATGAACAGCCTAATCTGGGTCGCCCCTCTAGATTTTATTGTCCAACTTGCCCCTACGTTTGCCACATTGAGAACATG GTCAAGATTAAGAGAAAGCAGTTGTTGGTGAGGAAAGAGATAGAGCCTGTTATCTCGCAAGATGACATGAAGAATGCTCCCACTGCTGAGg TGCCATGCCCAAGATGCAGTCATGATAAAGCTGCTTACACAGAGTTTCAGACTCGTTCAGCTGATGAGCCAGCAACTATATTTTACTTGTGCCTGAATGAGAAGTGTAAGCACCAATGGCGTGAAGATTAA
- the LOC130935563 gene encoding probable serine/threonine-protein kinase WNK10 isoform X1, with product MDSDSVLALPKSNGFKSRDSHDFEEDFVEKDPTGRYLRYNEMLGKGAFKTVYRGFDEVDGLEVAWNQVRIDELLGSADDVAKLYSEVNLLKSVNHENIIKFYNSWIDDKKKTVNIITELFTSGNLRQYRKKHRYVDMKAIKGWARQILQGLVYLHGHKPPIIHRDLKCDNIFVNGNHGEVKIGDLGLATVMQQPTARSVIGTPEFMAPELYEEEYNELVDVYSFGMCMLEMVTFEYPYSECKNPAQIYKKVTSGIKPNSLNRVSDPQIKEFINKCLVPASERLSAEELLRDPFLQVECPKDPILNPLNSPTKSPKAIDKPKSGPLSIDFEADSKNVSVITCAENSHGSSHCPLLEVRRTYKNNEFKLKGTKNDDITVSLILRIADSCGQVRNIHFLFYLETDTAVSVASEMVENLELSDHDVAFIAELIDYLIMKLLPPCKPLNEGNSHSQCPVPSSPRTEVIFDQDNAQRPVQTNAPSELVFSPVQTNAPSELVFNQENSTPVDSNQAEDFETANRSFVFNNGDNAAFVGEYNSSPSLSSLEDQDWQEPAEADITIEDACMKNEYCLDSDADRSEKGLSWSTLEMKLADTFWECCKLQATNCAAESIVLKGISKNSSHSTIPAFWGTPNALSLTSNNSWSPTDKDIEHELKHELDAIELHYELWFQELSRQKLEALEATRKKWTERKKLIVH from the exons ATGGATTCTGATTCTGTGTTGGCATTGCCTAAGAGCAATGGATTCAAATCAAGGGACAGTCATGATTTTGAGGAAGACTTTGTAGAGAAAGATCCTACCGGCCGCTATCTTAGA TACAATGAAATGTTGGGCAAGGGTGCTTTCAAGACTGT TTATAGGGGCTTTGATGAAGTTGACGGATTAGAAGTTGCTTGGAACCAAGTCAGGATTGATGAACTCCTGGGATCTGCAGATGATGTTGCAAAGTTGTACTCCGAAGTAAACCTATTGAAGTCTGTGAACCACGAAAACATCATTAAGTTCTATAATTCTTGGATTGATGATAAGAAGAAAACTGTTAACATTATTACTGAGCTCTTCACATCTGGAAACCTAAGACA ATACCGGAAGAAGCATAGATATGTTGACATGAAAGCCATAAAAGGTTGGGCTCGACAAATTCTTCAAGGTCTGGTATATCTTCACGGTCACAAGCCGCCTATTATTCACAGAGACTTGAAATGTGACAACATCTTTGTAAATGGGAACCATGGAGAAGTCAAGATCGGAGATCTCGGTTTGGCAACTGTCATGCAGCAGCCAACTGCTCGAAGTGTTATTG GGACCCCCGAGTTTATGGCTCCAGAACTATATGAAGAGGAATACAATGAACTCGTGGATGTCTATTCTTTTGGGATGTGCATGTTGGAAATGGTTACTTTTGAGTACCCGTATAGCGAATGCAAGAATCCAGCTCAAATTTACAAGAAAGTTACCTCT GGCATCAAACCGAATTCCCTTAACAGGGTGAGTGATCCCCAAATTAAGGAGTTTATCAACAAGTGTCTTGTTCCTGCATCTGAGAGGTTGTCTGCAGAGGAGCTTCTTAGAGACCCATTTCTGCAAGTCGAGTGTCCCAAGGATCCAATCCTTAATCCCTTAAACTCACCTACTAAATCTCCAAAGGCTATAGATAAGCCGAAATCTGGTCCTTTATCTATAGACTTCGAGGCTGACTCCAAAAATGTGTCTGTGATTACCTGTGCTGAAAACAGCCATGGAAGTTCACATTGTCCACTTCTGGAAGTTCGGCGTACATATAAAAACAATGAGTTTAAATTGAAAGGGACCAAAAACGATGATATCACGGTGTCATTAATCTTGCGTATTGCTGATTCTTGTG GTCAAGTAAGGAATATACATTTCCTCTTCTACCTTGAGACAGATACTGCAGTTTCTGTGGCATCAGAGATGGTTGAAAATTTGGAGCTGTCCGATCATGATGTAGCCTTCATAGCTGAGCTTATTGATTACTTGATAATGAAGCTATTACCTCCGTGTAAGCCGCTGAATGAAGGAAATAGTCATAGTCAGTGTCCTGTGCCAAGCAGTCCTCGCACTGAAGTGATTTTTGATCAAGACAACGCACAGCGTCCTGTCCAAACCAATGCTCCCTCTGAATTGGTTTTCAGTCCTGTCCAAACCAATGCTCCCTCTGAATTGGTTTTCAATCAAGAGAACTCGACTCCAGTTGATTCTAACCAAGCAGAAGATTTTGAGACAGCCAACAGAAGCTTTGTGTTTAACAATGGTGATAATGCTGCTTTTGTTGGTGAGTATAATTCTTCTCCAAGTTTGAGTAGCTTGGAAGATCAAGATTGGCAAGAACCGGCAGAGGCTGATATAACCATTGAAGATGCTTGCATGAAAAATGAATACTGTCTTGATTCTGACGCTGATAGGAGTGAGAAGGGATTAAGTTGGTCAACCTTAGAAATGAAGCTGGCTGATACATTCTGGGAATGTTGTAAATTGCAGGCTACAAACTGTGCTGCAGAAAGCATTGTACTGAAAGGAATCTCAAAGAACTCTTCTCACTCTACAATCCCAGCCTTTTGGGGAACACCTAATGCTTTGAGCTTGACAAGCAACAATTCTTGGTCTCCAACCGACAAAGACATCGAGCACGAGCTAAAGCATGAACTCGATGCGATCGAATTACACTATGAGCTTTGGTTCCAAGAACTTTCAAGACAGAAGTTGGAAGCATTGGAAGCCACCAGAAAGAAATGGACAGAAAGGAAGAAACTGATTGTTCATTGA
- the LOC130935563 gene encoding probable serine/threonine-protein kinase WNK4 isoform X2 yields MKAIKGWARQILQGLVYLHGHKPPIIHRDLKCDNIFVNGNHGEVKIGDLGLATVMQQPTARSVIGTPEFMAPELYEEEYNELVDVYSFGMCMLEMVTFEYPYSECKNPAQIYKKVTSGIKPNSLNRVSDPQIKEFINKCLVPASERLSAEELLRDPFLQVECPKDPILNPLNSPTKSPKAIDKPKSGPLSIDFEADSKNVSVITCAENSHGSSHCPLLEVRRTYKNNEFKLKGTKNDDITVSLILRIADSCGQVRNIHFLFYLETDTAVSVASEMVENLELSDHDVAFIAELIDYLIMKLLPPCKPLNEGNSHSQCPVPSSPRTEVIFDQDNAQRPVQTNAPSELVFSPVQTNAPSELVFNQENSTPVDSNQAEDFETANRSFVFNNGDNAAFVGEYNSSPSLSSLEDQDWQEPAEADITIEDACMKNEYCLDSDADRSEKGLSWSTLEMKLADTFWECCKLQATNCAAESIVLKGISKNSSHSTIPAFWGTPNALSLTSNNSWSPTDKDIEHELKHELDAIELHYELWFQELSRQKLEALEATRKKWTERKKLIVH; encoded by the exons ATGAAAGCCATAAAAGGTTGGGCTCGACAAATTCTTCAAGGTCTGGTATATCTTCACGGTCACAAGCCGCCTATTATTCACAGAGACTTGAAATGTGACAACATCTTTGTAAATGGGAACCATGGAGAAGTCAAGATCGGAGATCTCGGTTTGGCAACTGTCATGCAGCAGCCAACTGCTCGAAGTGTTATTG GGACCCCCGAGTTTATGGCTCCAGAACTATATGAAGAGGAATACAATGAACTCGTGGATGTCTATTCTTTTGGGATGTGCATGTTGGAAATGGTTACTTTTGAGTACCCGTATAGCGAATGCAAGAATCCAGCTCAAATTTACAAGAAAGTTACCTCT GGCATCAAACCGAATTCCCTTAACAGGGTGAGTGATCCCCAAATTAAGGAGTTTATCAACAAGTGTCTTGTTCCTGCATCTGAGAGGTTGTCTGCAGAGGAGCTTCTTAGAGACCCATTTCTGCAAGTCGAGTGTCCCAAGGATCCAATCCTTAATCCCTTAAACTCACCTACTAAATCTCCAAAGGCTATAGATAAGCCGAAATCTGGTCCTTTATCTATAGACTTCGAGGCTGACTCCAAAAATGTGTCTGTGATTACCTGTGCTGAAAACAGCCATGGAAGTTCACATTGTCCACTTCTGGAAGTTCGGCGTACATATAAAAACAATGAGTTTAAATTGAAAGGGACCAAAAACGATGATATCACGGTGTCATTAATCTTGCGTATTGCTGATTCTTGTG GTCAAGTAAGGAATATACATTTCCTCTTCTACCTTGAGACAGATACTGCAGTTTCTGTGGCATCAGAGATGGTTGAAAATTTGGAGCTGTCCGATCATGATGTAGCCTTCATAGCTGAGCTTATTGATTACTTGATAATGAAGCTATTACCTCCGTGTAAGCCGCTGAATGAAGGAAATAGTCATAGTCAGTGTCCTGTGCCAAGCAGTCCTCGCACTGAAGTGATTTTTGATCAAGACAACGCACAGCGTCCTGTCCAAACCAATGCTCCCTCTGAATTGGTTTTCAGTCCTGTCCAAACCAATGCTCCCTCTGAATTGGTTTTCAATCAAGAGAACTCGACTCCAGTTGATTCTAACCAAGCAGAAGATTTTGAGACAGCCAACAGAAGCTTTGTGTTTAACAATGGTGATAATGCTGCTTTTGTTGGTGAGTATAATTCTTCTCCAAGTTTGAGTAGCTTGGAAGATCAAGATTGGCAAGAACCGGCAGAGGCTGATATAACCATTGAAGATGCTTGCATGAAAAATGAATACTGTCTTGATTCTGACGCTGATAGGAGTGAGAAGGGATTAAGTTGGTCAACCTTAGAAATGAAGCTGGCTGATACATTCTGGGAATGTTGTAAATTGCAGGCTACAAACTGTGCTGCAGAAAGCATTGTACTGAAAGGAATCTCAAAGAACTCTTCTCACTCTACAATCCCAGCCTTTTGGGGAACACCTAATGCTTTGAGCTTGACAAGCAACAATTCTTGGTCTCCAACCGACAAAGACATCGAGCACGAGCTAAAGCATGAACTCGATGCGATCGAATTACACTATGAGCTTTGGTTCCAAGAACTTTCAAGACAGAAGTTGGAAGCATTGGAAGCCACCAGAAAGAAATGGACAGAAAGGAAGAAACTGATTGTTCATTGA